A stretch of the Carassius carassius chromosome 50, fCarCar2.1, whole genome shotgun sequence genome encodes the following:
- the LOC132133685 gene encoding secreted frizzled-related protein 2-like, whose amino-acid sequence MHPSLMLLLALGALAGAFDLGKTTRCVPVPLQMSVCQDVPDSEMRLPNLLGHSSLEEAAPRSDDWRMLLHSGCHPQARAFACSLLAPVCLDRFIQPCRSVCIAVKESCAPVLSCHGHVWPEALDCDRFPAQDDTCLTPLPKHISAFSKEFPQPVCQSCPSLEEAPSLKTVLDALCLTDFAVKVKISKRRVASSEPEPEPELTVEGPVEFIQRGPLLPYDTVSLIQRWLLINLRCALPLVRPGRAQLFLVTGTMRASGSIQLSSLFPWLKKDLHIASAARKWKHHKC is encoded by the exons ATGCATCCCTCGCTGATGCTCCTCCTTGCTCTCGGGGCCCTCGCCGGGGCCTTCGACCTGGGCAAGACCACACGCTGTGTCCCCGTGCCGCTCCAGATGAGCGTCTGCCAGGACGTGCCAGACTCAGAGATGCGTCTGCCTAACCTGCTGGGCCACAGCAGTCTGGAGGAAGCGGCTCCTCGCTCGGACGACTGGAGGATGCTGCTCCACAGCGGCTGTCACCCACAGGCCCGGGCCTTCGCCTGCTCGCTCCTGGCCCCCGTCTGCCTCGACAG GTTCATCCAGCCGTGTCGGAGCGTGTGCATCGCTGTGAAGGAGAGCTGTGCTCCCGTGTTGTCCTGTCATGGACACGTCTGGCCCGAGGCCCTGGACTGTGACCGCTTCCCTGCGCAGGATGACACGTGTCTGACCCCGCTGCCCAAACACATCAGTGCCTTCTCTAAAG aGTTTCCTCAGCCCGTGTGTCAGAGCTGTCCGTCTCTGGAGGAAGCGCCGTCTCTCAAAACCGTGCTGGACGCGCTGTGCCTCACCGACTTCG CCGTGAAGGTCAAGATCTCGAAGCGTCGCGTGGCGTCCTCGGAGCCGGAGCCGGAGCCGGAGCTGACGGTCGAAGGCCCGGTGGAGTTCATCCAGCGCGGCCCGCTGCTCCCGTACGACACGGTCAGCCTGATCCAGCGCTGGCTGCTCATCAACCTCAGGTGCGCGCTCCCGCTGGTCCGGCCCGGCCGCGCGCAGCTCTTCCTCGTCACGGGCACGATGCGCGCGAGCGGCTCCATCCAGCTCTCCAGTCTGTTCCCGTGGCTCAAGAAAGACCTGCACATCGCGTCGGCCGCGCGCAAGTGGAAACACCACAAATGCTGA